Proteins co-encoded in one Zymomonas mobilis subsp. mobilis ATCC 10988 genomic window:
- a CDS encoding TIGR01244 family sulfur transferase — protein MNRFKRLNSEIAVSPQLSVEDVKEAARQGFRYIINNRPDGESPNQPAGSVIEAAAKEEGLGYIAIPVRAGGLDEKAVVAMAETLKKADKPILAYCFSGTRSAFLWALASAATGESEADILFAEAANAGYDLSPIMALVDSLSESAQAK, from the coding sequence ATGAACCGTTTTAAACGTCTGAATAGTGAAATCGCTGTTAGTCCCCAACTATCGGTTGAGGACGTCAAGGAAGCTGCCCGTCAGGGGTTTCGGTACATCATCAATAATCGTCCCGATGGGGAAAGTCCTAATCAACCTGCTGGCAGCGTTATTGAAGCCGCAGCTAAGGAGGAAGGGCTTGGATATATCGCTATTCCCGTTCGCGCCGGTGGTCTGGATGAAAAGGCCGTAGTTGCAATGGCAGAGACTTTGAAAAAAGCAGATAAGCCGATATTAGCCTATTGTTTTAGCGGAACACGTTCCGCCTTTTTATGGGCATTGGCCAGCGCGGCAACAGGGGAATCCGAGGCTGATATTCTTTTCGCAGAAGCCGCCAATGCCGGTTACGATTTATCCCCGATTATGGCCTTGGTTGATTCGCTTTCGGAATCGGCACAAGCGAAATAA
- the thrB gene encoding homoserine kinase, protein MAVYTSVSDEEVSSFLDLYPDSGRLLSIKGITEGVENSNYLITTDVRSYILTLYEKRVNPEELPFFMALTDHLAAENLPVPKAWKSHDGKQIQTLAGRPACLIEFLQGRWTPTPNAEQTRATGEMLGKMHKSLTHFSENRKNSLDLENWHILAEKCGFEAMNQIEAHMGDEVKKELDYLDEFWPKDLPRSVIHADLFPDNVLFEGDSLKGVIDFYFACTEVRAWDLAITYSAWCFDQENHFLADHAKALIKGYHQSFALTEEERAAFIVLLRGAALRFLLTRAWDWVNTPPDALVVPKDPRDFFKRLRFYREASFESLGF, encoded by the coding sequence ATGGCTGTATATACTTCGGTCAGCGATGAGGAAGTCTCTTCATTCTTAGATCTTTATCCGGATTCAGGCCGGTTGCTGTCGATAAAAGGGATTACTGAAGGCGTCGAAAACAGCAATTACCTGATTACGACCGATGTCCGCTCGTATATTCTGACATTATATGAAAAACGGGTAAATCCCGAAGAGCTGCCTTTCTTTATGGCTTTGACCGATCATTTGGCGGCTGAAAATCTGCCAGTTCCCAAAGCATGGAAAAGCCATGACGGAAAACAGATACAGACATTGGCTGGACGGCCTGCCTGCCTGATCGAATTTTTGCAAGGGCGTTGGACGCCCACCCCTAATGCGGAACAGACCCGTGCTACCGGTGAAATGCTGGGTAAAATGCATAAAAGTCTGACCCATTTTTCGGAAAATCGGAAAAACAGCCTCGATCTTGAAAATTGGCATATTCTGGCTGAAAAATGTGGTTTTGAAGCCATGAACCAGATCGAAGCCCATATGGGGGACGAGGTTAAAAAAGAGCTGGATTATCTCGATGAATTCTGGCCGAAAGATCTGCCCCGTTCAGTTATTCATGCCGATTTATTTCCCGATAATGTGTTATTTGAAGGCGACAGCTTAAAAGGCGTTATCGATTTCTATTTTGCCTGCACCGAAGTCCGTGCATGGGATTTAGCCATTACCTATAGTGCATGGTGTTTCGATCAAGAGAACCATTTCCTTGCCGATCATGCGAAAGCTTTGATTAAAGGCTATCATCAGAGCTTTGCCCTGACGGAAGAAGAGCGAGCCGCCTTTATTGTCTTGCTGCGGGGAGCAGCTTTGCGCTTCTTGCTGACGCGGGCATGGGATTGGGTCAATACGCCGCCTGATGCTTTGGTTGTGCCAAAAGACCCGCGTGACTTTTTCAAGAGACTGCGTTTTTATCGAGAGGCTTCTTTCGAGTCTTTGGGCTTCTGA
- the rnhA gene encoding ribonuclease HI — protein sequence MPDSSTQDKIVMIATDGACKGNPGFGGWGALLRYQGHEKAISGSENPTTNNRMELQAVIEALSCLKKPCQIELSTDSKYVMDGLTRWIHGWQKNGWLTAAKKPVKNADLWKQLLALTRQHDIAWKWVKGHAGHPDNERADQLASDAAIALMQQEKA from the coding sequence ATGCCTGATTCCTCGACACAAGATAAAATCGTCATGATCGCGACGGATGGCGCGTGCAAAGGCAACCCCGGCTTTGGTGGCTGGGGTGCGCTTCTTCGTTATCAGGGGCATGAAAAAGCGATTTCCGGTTCTGAAAATCCCACAACCAATAACCGGATGGAATTACAGGCTGTTATTGAAGCCCTCTCCTGCCTTAAAAAGCCTTGCCAGATAGAGCTTTCCACCGATAGCAAATATGTAATGGATGGCTTGACCCGCTGGATTCACGGCTGGCAAAAAAATGGCTGGCTTACTGCGGCTAAAAAACCGGTTAAAAATGCCGATTTGTGGAAGCAACTTTTAGCATTGACCCGCCAACATGACATTGCGTGGAAATGGGTCAAAGGGCATGCCGGACATCCCGATAATGAAAGAGCCGACCAATTGGCGAGCGATGCTGCGATTGCTCTGATGCAGCAAGAAAAGGCCTGA
- a CDS encoding pyruvate dehydrogenase complex E1 component subunit beta — translation MAIELKMPALSPTMEEGTLTRWLVKEGDSIKAGEILAEIETDKAIMEFEAVDEGVITKILIPEGSENVKVGTAIAYLGTDANDVTLDGASAETKAEESAPVASPAKTEAAAVEEAATPSLGKVINSAPEIPEGTEFFQQTLREALRDAMAEEMRRDDRVFVMGEEVAEYQGAYKVTQGLLQEFGARRVVDTPISEYGFSGIGVGAAMEGLRPVIEFMTMNFSMQAIDHIINSAAKTHYMSGGQVRCPIVFRGPNGAAPRVGAQHTQNFGPWYAAVPGLVVLAPYDAIDAKGLLKAAIRSDDPVVFLECELLYGKTFDVPKMDDFVLPIGKARIIREGKDVTIVSYSIGVSFALTAAEALAKEGIDAEVIDLRTLRPLDKETILQSLAKTNRIVTVEDGWPVCSISSEIAAIAMEEGFDNLDAPVLRVTNADTPTPYAENLEKKGLVNPEAIIEAVRKVCYRK, via the coding sequence ATGGCCATAGAGCTTAAAATGCCCGCTCTGTCTCCAACGATGGAGGAAGGCACGCTGACCCGCTGGCTGGTAAAAGAAGGCGACTCCATCAAAGCTGGTGAAATTTTGGCTGAAATCGAAACCGATAAAGCCATCATGGAATTTGAAGCCGTTGATGAAGGCGTGATAACGAAAATCCTCATTCCCGAGGGTAGCGAAAATGTCAAAGTTGGCACCGCTATCGCTTATCTTGGGACGGATGCCAATGATGTGACCTTGGATGGCGCCTCTGCCGAAACCAAAGCAGAAGAAAGCGCCCCTGTTGCATCACCTGCCAAAACAGAGGCCGCAGCGGTTGAAGAAGCGGCAACGCCTTCATTGGGTAAAGTCATCAATTCCGCTCCCGAAATACCGGAAGGCACCGAATTCTTTCAGCAGACTTTGCGTGAAGCCTTACGCGATGCCATGGCCGAAGAAATGCGGCGCGATGACCGTGTTTTTGTTATGGGTGAAGAAGTCGCTGAATATCAGGGTGCCTATAAAGTCACGCAAGGGCTGTTGCAGGAATTTGGCGCGCGTCGTGTCGTGGATACGCCGATTTCCGAATATGGCTTTTCCGGTATTGGTGTGGGTGCCGCAATGGAAGGTTTGCGCCCTGTCATCGAATTCATGACCATGAATTTCTCGATGCAGGCGATTGACCATATTATCAATTCTGCGGCCAAAACGCATTATATGTCCGGCGGCCAAGTCCGTTGTCCTATCGTCTTCCGTGGGCCCAATGGGGCAGCCCCGCGCGTCGGCGCACAGCATACCCAGAATTTCGGGCCTTGGTATGCCGCCGTTCCCGGATTGGTCGTTCTTGCACCTTATGATGCCATTGATGCCAAGGGCTTGTTAAAAGCCGCTATCCGTTCCGATGACCCTGTTGTCTTTTTGGAATGTGAACTGCTTTACGGCAAGACTTTTGACGTGCCAAAAATGGATGATTTTGTTTTACCCATTGGTAAGGCGCGCATCATCCGTGAAGGCAAGGACGTCACGATTGTCAGCTATTCCATTGGTGTCTCTTTTGCACTGACCGCTGCCGAAGCTTTAGCCAAAGAAGGCATTGATGCGGAAGTAATCGACCTTAGGACGCTTCGCCCATTGGATAAGGAAACGATCCTTCAAAGTCTGGCCAAAACCAATCGTATTGTGACGGTAGAAGATGGCTGGCCGGTTTGCTCGATTTCTTCTGAAATTGCGGCCATTGCCATGGAAGAAGGCTTCGACAATTTGGATGCCCCTGTTTTGCGGGTAACCAATGCCGATACGCCGACTCCTTACGCCGAAAATCTCGAGAAAAAAGGCTTGGTCAATCCTGAAGCCATTATCGAGGCCGTCCGCAAGGTCTGCTATCGCAAGTAA
- a CDS encoding nucleotide pyrophosphatase/phosphodiesterase family protein, with translation MSAGYKPLKKRKPWISGILSLLLGCAGLSVVHSDAIAATAHATAQSKTPLILISIDGFRADYIKRGLTPNLVSLAKNGSYAKVMHPSFPSITFPNHYTLVTGLYPDHHGIVGNNMDDAHITPDSHFKMSDHQAVTDRRWWDEGEPLWVTAEKQGVVSATMFWPGSEADIEGVRPEMWRQFDSHVPFSERVDQVFSWLAYPEKKRPQFITLYFENVDHAGHLYGPDSQEVNDNLVKIDQTIGQLVQGLKQRGIKANLVIVSDHGMAATSSDRVVALNKILDPSLYHVVTGGAYAGIEPSSGHSLKDLEPLFASHDHMQCWPKQQIPARFHYGQNPRVPAVVCAAEVGWSIMGDDSMAAHATKGNHGYDNQTPEMGALFIANGPAFQKHKVIESMDNIDVQPLVAQVLKLKAPKGDSSLTASDIEQRFLAQ, from the coding sequence ATGTCAGCCGGATATAAGCCTCTTAAAAAACGAAAGCCGTGGATATCCGGCATTTTATCGCTCCTCTTGGGTTGCGCTGGATTATCGGTGGTTCACAGCGATGCCATTGCCGCAACGGCGCATGCAACGGCTCAATCAAAAACGCCTTTAATCCTGATTTCTATAGATGGTTTTCGGGCAGATTATATCAAACGGGGATTAACGCCCAATCTGGTCTCTTTGGCTAAAAATGGTAGCTATGCTAAAGTAATGCACCCCTCTTTCCCGTCTATCACTTTCCCCAATCATTATACCTTGGTCACTGGCCTTTATCCCGATCACCACGGTATTGTTGGCAATAATATGGACGATGCGCATATTACGCCCGATAGCCATTTTAAAATGAGCGATCATCAGGCCGTCACCGATCGGCGTTGGTGGGATGAAGGTGAACCGCTTTGGGTCACAGCAGAAAAACAAGGCGTTGTTTCAGCCACGATGTTCTGGCCGGGGTCCGAAGCTGACATCGAAGGTGTTCGCCCTGAAATGTGGCGGCAATTCGATAGTCATGTGCCTTTCTCAGAAAGAGTCGATCAAGTCTTTTCATGGCTGGCTTATCCTGAAAAGAAACGTCCGCAATTCATCACGCTCTATTTTGAAAATGTCGATCATGCGGGACATCTTTACGGGCCCGATTCCCAAGAGGTGAACGACAATCTGGTCAAGATCGATCAAACCATCGGGCAGCTGGTGCAGGGCTTAAAGCAACGCGGTATCAAGGCCAATCTGGTCATCGTCTCTGATCATGGTATGGCTGCAACCTCTTCCGATCGGGTTGTCGCCTTGAATAAAATCCTCGATCCCAGCCTTTATCATGTCGTCACCGGCGGTGCTTATGCGGGTATTGAACCCAGCTCCGGCCATAGCCTCAAAGATCTTGAGCCTTTATTTGCCTCCCATGACCATATGCAATGTTGGCCGAAACAGCAGATTCCAGCTCGTTTTCATTATGGCCAAAATCCACGGGTTCCCGCGGTTGTCTGCGCGGCCGAAGTCGGCTGGTCGATCATGGGTGATGATAGCATGGCGGCGCATGCCACCAAGGGCAATCATGGCTATGACAACCAAACGCCTGAAATGGGTGCTTTATTTATCGCCAATGGGCCCGCTTTCCAAAAGCATAAAGTGATCGAATCCATGGACAATATTGATGTCCAACCTTTGGTCGCACAGGTCTTAAAGCTGAAAGCACCGAAAGGCGATAGCAGCCTAACAGCTTCCGACATCGAACAGCGTTTTCTCGCTCAATAA
- the dxs gene encoding 1-deoxy-D-xylulose-5-phosphate synthase produces the protein MFPNKKTPLLDKIKTPAELRQLDRNSLRQLADELRKETISAVGVTGGHLGSGLGVIELTVALHYVFNTPKDALVWDVGHQTYPHKILTGRRDRIRTLRQRDGLSGFTQRAESEYDAFGAAHSSTSISAALGFAMASKLSDSDDKAVAIIGDGSMTAGMAYEAMNNAKAAGKRLIVILNDNEMSISPPVGALSSYLSRLISSRPFMNLRDIMRGVVNRMPKGLATAARKADEYARGMATGGTFFEELGFYYVGPVDGHNLDQLIPVLENVRDAKDGPILVHVVTRKGQGYAPAEAAKDKYHAVQRLDVVSGKQAKAPPGPPSYTSVFSEQLIKEAKQDDKIVTITAAMPTGTGLDRFQQYFPERMFDVGIAEQHAVTFAAGLAAAGYKPFCCLYSTFLQRGYDQLVHDVAIQNLPVRFAVDRAGLVGADGATHAGSFDLAFMVNLPNMVVMAPSDERELANMVHSMAHYDQGPISVRYPRGNGVGVSLEGEKEILPIGKGRLIRRGKKVAILSLGTRLEESLKAADRLDAQGLSTSVADMRFAKPLDEALTRQLLKSHQVIITIEEGALGGFATQVLTMASDEGLMDDGLKIRTLRLPDRFQPQDKQERQYAEAGLDADGIVAAVTAALQRNSKPVEVVELTTKVTEDMTL, from the coding sequence ATGTTTCCGAATAAAAAGACGCCGTTGTTAGACAAGATCAAGACACCGGCAGAATTGCGTCAATTAGATCGCAACAGCCTCCGGCAATTGGCGGATGAATTACGGAAAGAGACCATCTCGGCAGTGGGTGTGACCGGCGGACATCTCGGTTCCGGTCTAGGGGTTATCGAATTAACGGTAGCCCTTCATTATGTTTTCAACACGCCCAAAGATGCTTTGGTCTGGGATGTTGGGCATCAAACCTATCCTCACAAGATTTTAACAGGTCGCCGTGATCGTATTCGGACATTGCGGCAACGTGACGGCTTATCGGGCTTTACGCAGCGCGCGGAGAGCGAATATGACGCTTTTGGAGCCGCGCATAGTTCGACTTCTATTTCTGCGGCGCTCGGCTTTGCGATGGCCAGCAAATTATCCGACAGCGATGACAAAGCGGTTGCGATTATCGGTGATGGCTCGATGACGGCAGGCATGGCTTATGAAGCTATGAATAACGCCAAGGCGGCGGGTAAGCGCCTGATTGTCATTTTGAATGACAATGAAATGTCGATTTCACCGCCGGTAGGCGCCTTATCTTCTTATTTGAGCCGCCTGATTTCCTCACGGCCTTTCATGAATTTGCGCGATATCATGCGCGGTGTTGTCAACCGGATGCCAAAAGGCTTGGCAACGGCTGCCCGCAAGGCTGATGAATATGCGCGTGGTATGGCAACCGGTGGCACCTTCTTTGAAGAGCTGGGCTTTTACTATGTTGGCCCCGTGGATGGTCATAATTTAGATCAGCTCATTCCGGTTTTGGAAAATGTCCGCGATGCCAAGGACGGCCCCATTTTGGTGCATGTCGTCACCCGCAAAGGCCAAGGCTATGCTCCGGCTGAAGCGGCCAAGGATAAATATCACGCCGTGCAGCGCTTGGATGTGGTTTCCGGCAAGCAGGCGAAAGCCCCCCCGGGGCCTCCCAGCTATACCTCTGTTTTCTCGGAACAGCTGATCAAGGAAGCTAAGCAAGACGATAAGATTGTGACCATTACGGCAGCTATGCCGACTGGCACCGGTCTTGATCGCTTCCAGCAATATTTTCCTGAAAGAATGTTTGATGTCGGTATTGCCGAACAACATGCCGTAACCTTTGCAGCTGGTTTAGCGGCTGCCGGTTACAAGCCTTTCTGTTGTCTCTATTCGACCTTCTTGCAGCGCGGCTATGACCAGTTGGTGCATGATGTCGCTATCCAGAATTTGCCGGTGCGCTTCGCCGTCGATCGTGCGGGTCTTGTCGGTGCCGATGGGGCAACCCATGCGGGTAGCTTCGACCTCGCCTTTATGGTTAATCTCCCGAATATGGTCGTGATGGCGCCTTCCGATGAACGGGAATTGGCCAATATGGTGCATAGCATGGCGCATTATGACCAAGGCCCGATCTCGGTGCGTTATCCGCGTGGTAATGGTGTGGGTGTCTCCTTGGAAGGCGAAAAGGAAATTCTGCCTATCGGGAAAGGTCGCCTGATCCGTCGCGGTAAAAAGGTTGCTATCCTATCTCTCGGCACTCGATTGGAAGAATCCTTGAAGGCTGCCGATCGGCTTGATGCTCAAGGTTTGTCGACATCGGTTGCTGATATGCGCTTTGCTAAGCCCTTGGATGAAGCGCTGACCCGCCAACTTCTGAAAAGCCATCAGGTCATTATTACCATTGAAGAAGGCGCTTTGGGTGGTTTTGCAACCCAAGTCCTGACGATGGCTTCGGATGAAGGCCTGATGGATGACGGATTGAAAATCCGCACCCTGCGTCTGCCGGATCGGTTCCAGCCGCAGGACAAGCAAGAACGGCAATATGCCGAAGCTGGTCTTGATGCTGATGGCATCGTTGCTGCCGTAACGGCTGCATTACAACGGAACTCAAAGCCTGTCGAAGTCGTTGAACTGACTACAAAAGTAACAGAAGATATGACTTTATGA
- a CDS encoding alpha/beta hydrolase-fold protein encodes MTEVSRRNFVAAGATLAGALLGTQKSYALGNGNGFRAAAPDLDSKSDQAKTSGIQRVYALCEVTGGGEKVYGIAVEYDSDIDPSSLKLDSYKAAVYPVAKGFFAGMPQEPDKNQSTEPAKDRSIVAIYTNDAPQLGRNAAKNGSYVIIEFAHDSDLSLPTADSDRVVILQNKAIKSVKGSLYPPSKAAWSNSDRRGNHVVIRGVDDWEQNHWWWDDTRSAWLEYSIYLPKSFLKAGGERQSYPLLLAITHSGTSYDGNCTQTLTEQCIASLWSLPEEQAEHECVVITPRYERTTMNDYWEHTYDVENTYKLVESLLKNTWNYGNPNLEDRRDKVLKIDPRRVYCTGWSMGAMTSLWLMAKHPDTFAAGLIIAGQQRPSDVRSLARQKLLIITGTEDHNATPWNEKCVPVWREAGGVVIRPEETLDPSLIFPVDNQKSLTHQINSYLDKNGNITFLTFKGVDHMASARKFFYIKAARDWLFKQVKNNRR; translated from the coding sequence ATGACCGAGGTCTCAAGACGGAATTTTGTGGCAGCCGGAGCAACTTTAGCAGGCGCTTTATTGGGGACACAAAAATCATATGCCTTGGGAAATGGTAACGGATTTAGAGCCGCCGCCCCTGATCTGGATAGCAAGTCAGATCAGGCCAAAACATCGGGTATTCAGAGAGTCTATGCGCTTTGTGAAGTGACGGGTGGCGGTGAAAAAGTTTATGGTATTGCTGTGGAATACGATAGCGATATTGATCCCAGCAGTTTAAAATTGGATAGTTATAAGGCGGCGGTTTACCCTGTGGCTAAGGGCTTTTTTGCGGGTATGCCGCAAGAGCCAGATAAAAATCAATCTACTGAACCCGCAAAAGATCGCTCTATAGTCGCCATTTATACGAATGATGCGCCTCAATTAGGACGAAATGCCGCAAAAAATGGCTCATATGTCATTATCGAATTTGCGCATGATTCAGATCTAAGTCTTCCAACAGCAGATAGTGACAGAGTGGTTATCCTGCAAAATAAAGCGATTAAATCTGTTAAAGGAAGTCTTTATCCCCCCAGTAAAGCCGCATGGAGCAATTCTGATCGCCGAGGGAATCATGTCGTTATTCGCGGTGTCGATGATTGGGAACAAAATCACTGGTGGTGGGATGATACGCGTTCGGCATGGTTGGAATATAGTATTTACTTGCCGAAGTCTTTTTTGAAAGCCGGAGGAGAGCGCCAGTCCTATCCACTATTATTAGCTATTACCCATTCCGGCACCAGTTATGACGGGAATTGTACCCAAACATTAACCGAGCAATGTATCGCTAGTCTGTGGAGTCTGCCTGAAGAACAGGCGGAGCATGAATGTGTTGTAATCACGCCCCGTTACGAGCGGACAACCATGAATGACTATTGGGAACATACATATGATGTCGAAAACACCTATAAGCTGGTCGAATCGCTTCTAAAAAACACATGGAATTACGGTAATCCCAATCTCGAAGATCGCCGCGATAAAGTCTTAAAAATTGATCCTAGAAGAGTCTATTGCACCGGATGGTCAATGGGAGCGATGACCTCTCTTTGGCTTATGGCGAAGCATCCTGATACTTTTGCTGCCGGTCTAATTATTGCCGGTCAACAGCGGCCTAGTGATGTTCGTAGTCTTGCTCGGCAAAAATTGCTGATTATCACTGGAACAGAAGACCACAATGCGACCCCGTGGAATGAAAAATGTGTCCCCGTCTGGAGAGAAGCCGGTGGCGTAGTTATCCGTCCTGAAGAGACGCTTGACCCTTCATTGATTTTTCCTGTCGATAATCAGAAATCACTAACCCATCAGATCAATAGCTATCTCGATAAAAACGGGAATATTACCTTCCTGACTTTTAAAGGGGTCGATCACATGGCATCCGCGCGCAAATTCTTTTATATCAAAGCGGCTAGAGACTGGCTTTTTAAACAAGTAAAAAATAACAGAAGGTGA
- a CDS encoding MMPL family transporter encodes MHRFLVTRLAGISCRFPLPVLAFTLFLTLVSAYFAASHFAINTDTATLISPKVTYRVNEDRFADAFPSTGGTTLIVVEGQTPELAESAAARLSEKLGQDKKHFLTVTRPDGGEFFAREGILFGQLPDVQDTMQQLISAQPFLGPLASDPSLRGINNALNTMLMGVNRHMANLDQIQTPIRSIDKAIRDQLSGKQTWFSWQLLFSSKNPALKPPLKRLILAQPVLDLSALMPGIEASNAIHKAASDLKLDADHGVDIRLTGSVPLADEEFASLADKIWLVAGAMIGAMLITLWLAVRSPSIVAAIMLTTIAGLIVTAAVGLITVGRFNLISVAFIPLFVGLGVDFGIQLSVRFLAELETEPNQPTALLNAANALGHSLLLAAGAVCLGFLSFLPTAYIGISELGMIAGVGILIALFFSVTMLPAFLMLFRPRPPRHHVGWRNMAPVDHFLVKERRWVIGSFLGLTLISIILLPWVQFDFNPLHLRNPKGEAMSTLLSLMKDPNQTPNTIDIVAPNSKTAEDWVKRLSKLPEVDQVVTIDSFVPTNQEPKLAVISDANMILDPTVNPIETQAAPSDEEVQLSLRQTATSLREAAGTSTQASASDARSLADSLDSLARSSAATRQATNEMFCMPLAVMLDQMRAMLQAEAVTPEALPQTLKEGWTTKDGRIRIEVFPSGDSNNNENLIRFAKAVQKIVPTASGMPISTQAAAYTIAKAFIEAGILAFITVCLLLFIVLRNVREVAFTLAPIILSIFLTLASCVIIDQPINFANIIAFPLLFGVGVAFHIYFVMAWRNGERNLLQSSLAHAVFFSAMATGTAFGSLWLSSHPGTASMGKILMISLVWTLICALIFEPALLGNKENKAKEDGKV; translated from the coding sequence ATGCATCGTTTTCTTGTAACGCGTCTCGCAGGTATAAGCTGTCGCTTTCCTCTGCCTGTTCTCGCCTTCACCCTTTTCTTAACGCTGGTCTCTGCCTATTTCGCGGCGAGCCATTTTGCGATCAATACGGATACGGCGACCCTTATTTCTCCCAAGGTAACCTATCGCGTCAATGAAGATAGATTTGCCGATGCTTTTCCATCTACAGGGGGGACAACCCTGATCGTTGTGGAAGGACAAACACCGGAATTGGCAGAATCTGCTGCCGCCCGATTAAGCGAGAAATTGGGACAGGATAAAAAGCATTTTCTGACGGTGACGCGACCTGATGGCGGCGAATTTTTTGCCCGTGAAGGTATCTTGTTCGGCCAGTTGCCGGATGTTCAAGATACGATGCAACAGCTGATTTCAGCACAGCCTTTTTTAGGCCCTCTGGCTTCCGATCCTTCTTTAAGAGGAATCAATAACGCCCTGAATACCATGTTGATGGGGGTCAACCGCCATATGGCTAATCTGGATCAAATCCAGACCCCAATCCGTTCGATTGATAAGGCTATCCGTGACCAGCTTTCTGGAAAACAGACATGGTTTTCTTGGCAACTGCTTTTCTCAAGCAAAAATCCAGCACTGAAACCGCCTCTAAAACGGTTAATTTTGGCACAGCCTGTTCTTGATCTAAGTGCTTTGATGCCGGGGATTGAGGCCAGCAATGCTATTCATAAGGCTGCTAGTGATCTGAAATTGGATGCCGATCATGGCGTCGATATCCGTTTAACCGGATCCGTGCCTTTGGCGGATGAAGAATTTGCTTCTTTAGCGGATAAAATCTGGTTGGTTGCAGGCGCAATGATTGGCGCGATGCTTATCACCCTGTGGTTGGCGGTGCGCTCCCCCAGTATTGTTGCGGCAATTATGTTGACGACCATTGCCGGATTGATTGTGACGGCTGCGGTTGGTCTGATAACAGTCGGGCGATTCAACCTCATTTCTGTCGCCTTTATTCCGCTTTTTGTCGGTTTAGGGGTAGATTTTGGGATTCAGCTTTCGGTACGTTTTTTAGCCGAATTGGAAACAGAACCCAATCAGCCCACGGCGCTTTTGAATGCCGCCAATGCGTTGGGTCATTCCTTGTTATTGGCAGCCGGTGCCGTTTGCCTTGGTTTTCTGTCCTTTTTGCCGACAGCCTATATCGGGATTTCCGAATTAGGGATGATTGCCGGTGTTGGCATTTTGATTGCCTTGTTCTTCTCGGTAACGATGCTGCCCGCTTTTTTAATGCTGTTTCGCCCTCGCCCACCGCGGCATCATGTGGGTTGGCGCAATATGGCGCCAGTCGATCATTTTCTGGTTAAAGAAAGACGTTGGGTTATCGGAAGCTTTTTGGGGCTGACCCTGATTAGCATCATTCTTCTGCCTTGGGTACAATTCGACTTTAACCCGTTGCATTTGAGGAATCCCAAAGGGGAAGCGATGTCGACTCTTTTGTCCTTGATGAAAGACCCTAATCAGACACCGAACACGATTGATATTGTCGCCCCGAATAGCAAAACAGCCGAAGACTGGGTGAAACGCCTGTCCAAATTGCCGGAAGTCGATCAGGTCGTCACGATCGACAGTTTTGTGCCGACCAATCAAGAACCCAAATTGGCGGTTATTTCCGATGCCAATATGATCCTTGATCCGACGGTTAACCCGATTGAGACGCAGGCTGCCCCAAGCGATGAGGAAGTACAGCTTTCCTTGCGGCAAACGGCGACCTCTTTGAGAGAAGCGGCAGGCACCAGCACCCAAGCCTCGGCCAGCGATGCTCGTAGCTTGGCAGATTCGCTCGATAGCCTTGCCAGAAGTTCTGCGGCAACGCGACAGGCTACCAATGAAATGTTCTGTATGCCCTTGGCGGTCATGCTTGATCAAATGAGGGCGATGCTACAAGCCGAAGCGGTAACACCAGAAGCCTTACCCCAGACTTTGAAAGAGGGCTGGACAACGAAAGATGGCCGTATCCGCATCGAAGTTTTCCCGTCAGGCGACAGCAATAACAATGAAAATCTTATCCGCTTTGCGAAAGCGGTTCAGAAGATCGTTCCGACAGCTTCGGGTATGCCGATTTCGACCCAAGCCGCCGCCTATACGATTGCCAAGGCCTTTATCGAAGCGGGTATTCTTGCCTTTATTACCGTCTGTCTTTTGCTGTTTATCGTTCTTCGGAATGTTCGGGAGGTCGCCTTTACCTTGGCACCGATTATCCTTTCGATTTTCCTGACTTTGGCAAGCTGCGTTATCATTGACCAGCCGATCAACTTCGCCAATATTATCGCCTTCCCGCTGTTATTCGGGGTGGGTGTGGCCTTTCATATTTATTTTGTTATGGCTTGGCGGAATGGCGAACGCAACCTGCTGCAATCTAGTTTGGCGCATGCTGTCTTTTTCTCGGCTATGGCAACAGGCACGGCCTTTGGTAGTCTGTGGCTGTCTTCTCATCCGGGAACGGCCAGCATGGGCAAAATCTTGATGATTTCTTTGGTCTGGACGCTGATTTGCGCTTTGATTTTTGAACCGGCGCTTCTTGGCAACAAGGAAAATAAGGCAAAAGAAGACGGGAAAGTGTAA